In the Leptospira selangorensis genome, one interval contains:
- a CDS encoding ATP-binding cassette domain-containing protein gives MQSSIVANDVSFEFSDGRILFQNFNFSLGQERTALVGPNGIGKSYLAKLISGEIETSKGKISRNSTISYLPQREKPERITVEEFLQNYSWSLHGEKLLTGIDRNLFCDQLSGGQWMRVRLAERLEDQFLILDEPTNDLDQDAKKVLIRFLKEYEYGFLLISHDRECLKLCDTILELSNQGLNKYGGGWNSYEETKERERKNSLAALEKARRERDIARAERIEQIDKQEKRNRKGEKSAAKGGTPKILLGARKRNAQTTSGKINSSGLEKANEKIREVYDAMDRIKIDPIMYADLSGKEIPSQKLVAETKNFNIRLQDWIYENNLNFSWKGNIRIAIKGANGSGKSTLLQALLGSNFETTGSITLGKLNTLYIDQRCNQLDDSKSIFENVRDVSTLEESEIRNGLAKFLFFKDTVFQKVYSLSGGERLRAALARGLLSTEKAELLLLDEPTNNLDLGNIEFLEGLISEFKAAVIIVSHDEMFLENCGIREELAIKHILNVTN, from the coding sequence ATGCAATCAAGTATCGTCGCAAATGACGTCTCTTTCGAATTTTCGGACGGACGTATTCTATTTCAAAATTTTAATTTTTCTCTTGGACAAGAACGTACTGCTCTTGTGGGTCCAAACGGTATCGGAAAATCTTATCTTGCCAAATTGATCTCGGGAGAGATCGAAACGAGCAAAGGTAAAATTTCCAGAAATTCTACGATCTCTTATTTACCTCAAAGAGAAAAACCGGAACGGATCACTGTGGAAGAATTTTTACAAAATTATTCCTGGTCACTTCACGGAGAAAAACTTTTAACAGGGATTGATCGCAACCTTTTTTGTGATCAATTGAGCGGAGGACAATGGATGAGAGTCCGTCTTGCAGAAAGACTGGAGGATCAATTTCTAATTTTGGATGAGCCCACAAACGATCTGGACCAAGATGCCAAAAAAGTTTTGATCCGGTTCCTAAAAGAATATGAATACGGATTTTTGCTCATATCTCATGACAGAGAATGCCTGAAACTCTGTGATACCATTTTAGAATTATCTAATCAAGGTTTAAACAAATATGGAGGAGGATGGAATTCCTACGAGGAAACAAAAGAAAGGGAAAGAAAAAATTCTTTAGCTGCCTTGGAAAAAGCGAGAAGAGAAAGAGATATAGCTCGAGCGGAAAGAATAGAGCAGATAGATAAACAAGAAAAAAGAAATCGAAAAGGTGAAAAGTCCGCCGCGAAAGGTGGAACTCCTAAAATATTATTAGGCGCTCGTAAAAGAAACGCACAAACAACTTCAGGAAAAATAAATTCCTCCGGTCTAGAAAAAGCGAATGAGAAGATCAGGGAAGTTTATGATGCCATGGATCGAATAAAAATAGATCCGATCATGTACGCGGATCTTTCCGGAAAAGAAATACCTTCTCAAAAATTAGTCGCAGAAACAAAAAACTTTAATATCCGATTACAAGACTGGATCTATGAGAATAATTTAAACTTCTCTTGGAAAGGAAATATACGGATCGCGATCAAAGGTGCTAACGGTTCCGGAAAATCCACCTTATTACAAGCGCTACTCGGCTCCAACTTCGAAACAACTGGTTCTATTACTTTAGGAAAATTGAATACTCTCTACATAGACCAAAGATGTAATCAATTGGATGATTCCAAATCGATCTTTGAGAATGTGAGAGATGTTTCCACCTTAGAAGAAAGCGAAATTAGGAATGGACTCGCAAAATTCCTATTTTTCAAGGACACAGTTTTTCAGAAAGTATATAGCTTAAGTGGAGGAGAACGTTTGAGGGCGGCATTGGCAAGAGGGCTGCTAAGTACGGAAAAAGCGGAACTTCTACTTTTAGATGAACCCACAAATAACTTGGATTTAGGAAATATAGAATTTCTGGAAGGGCTGATCAGTGAGTTTAAGGCTGCGGTTATCATCGTTTCTCACGATGAGATGTTTTTAGAAAACTGCGGAATCCGGGAAGAATTGGCTATAAAACACATTCTAAATGTGACCAATTAG
- a CDS encoding DUF3556 domain-containing protein: MFLPKAPPYDALAWAKMSFADRARLSCQAWAVQGYGSPLGAYIVYVLKIALYIAGWIYFCSFSPGLGTWGTISWWFVPVAFQKAIVWSLLFEVLGLGCGSGPLTGRYFPPVGGFLYFLRPKTTKMPLFEGAPIIGGRTRGILEIVAYASVLVYSVLCLIHPAPGFEQFLPIIISLVIAGILDKTVFLAARAEHYWVTIVVFAFAQNWIAGAMIVQLSIWLFAGFSKLNSHFPSVVCVMASNSPFTPFAWFRKAMYKNYPEDLRPSSTAVAKANMGIVLEMGTPIVLFTAIMTGSQTVLYLGLGMMVFLHSYITSNFPMGVPIEWNFLVVYSGFFLFGANPNITPFQLDSAPVAAFLFVFSLALPIIGNIRPDWVSFLLAMRYYAGNWAVSVWMFKEDSYKKLEKLTKTSGWLYDQLDMFYKRKVSVGLVSKVMAFRLMHLHGKAFQKIVPKAVKNFEKYEWVEGELVAGMVVGWNFGEGHLHSEQLLRSVQAQCGFKDEELRCIFIEGQPLGKSTINYRIHDAEKGLIEDGKIEVADLKELQPWPTK; this comes from the coding sequence ATGTTCCTTCCTAAAGCTCCCCCCTATGATGCCTTGGCCTGGGCGAAAATGTCGTTCGCGGACAGGGCTCGTTTGTCCTGCCAAGCCTGGGCAGTCCAAGGTTACGGCTCCCCTCTTGGAGCATATATCGTTTACGTTCTAAAGATAGCATTATACATCGCAGGTTGGATCTATTTTTGTTCTTTTAGTCCAGGACTCGGAACCTGGGGAACCATCTCTTGGTGGTTTGTTCCTGTTGCTTTCCAAAAAGCGATCGTTTGGAGTTTGCTATTCGAAGTATTAGGGCTTGGGTGCGGAAGCGGTCCTTTAACCGGAAGATATTTCCCTCCTGTCGGCGGGTTCTTATATTTTCTAAGACCTAAGACAACTAAAATGCCTTTATTCGAAGGAGCTCCTATTATCGGAGGAAGAACCAGAGGAATTTTGGAAATCGTAGCTTACGCGTCGGTTTTAGTTTATTCCGTTCTATGTTTGATCCATCCTGCTCCGGGCTTCGAACAATTTTTACCGATCATCATTAGCTTGGTCATTGCCGGAATATTAGATAAAACTGTTTTTCTGGCAGCAAGAGCGGAACATTATTGGGTAACGATAGTCGTATTTGCATTCGCACAGAATTGGATTGCAGGTGCAATGATCGTTCAACTTTCTATCTGGTTATTCGCAGGATTTTCTAAACTCAACTCTCACTTCCCAAGTGTAGTTTGTGTGATGGCAAGTAATAGCCCATTCACTCCATTTGCTTGGTTCAGAAAGGCGATGTATAAAAATTACCCGGAAGATCTTCGTCCTTCTTCTACTGCAGTAGCGAAAGCGAATATGGGGATCGTTTTGGAAATGGGAACTCCAATCGTTCTATTTACCGCGATCATGACCGGTTCTCAAACGGTTCTATACTTAGGACTCGGAATGATGGTATTCCTACATAGTTATATCACAAGTAACTTCCCGATGGGAGTTCCGATAGAATGGAACTTCTTAGTAGTTTACTCGGGCTTCTTCTTATTTGGAGCAAACCCTAACATCACTCCTTTCCAATTAGATTCTGCACCTGTTGCAGCATTCTTATTCGTATTCTCCTTAGCTCTTCCGATCATCGGAAACATCAGACCGGATTGGGTTTCCTTCTTACTCGCAATGAGATATTATGCAGGGAACTGGGCGGTAAGCGTGTGGATGTTCAAAGAAGATAGTTATAAAAAATTAGAGAAGCTTACCAAAACTTCCGGATGGTTGTACGACCAATTGGATATGTTCTATAAAAGAAAAGTATCCGTAGGTTTAGTGAGTAAGGTAATGGCCTTCAGGCTTATGCACTTACATGGAAAAGCATTCCAAAAAATAGTGCCGAAAGCGGTTAAAAACTTTGAAAAGTACGAATGGGTAGAAGGTGAACTGGTAGCAGGAATGGTAGTAGGCTGGAACTTCGGAGAAGGTCACTTACATAGCGAGCAACTACTAAGATCCGTACAAGCACAATGTGGATTCAAGGATGAAGAGTTACGTTGTATCTTTATAGAAGGTCAACCATTAGGAAAATCTACTATTAACTATAGGATCCATGACGCTGAAAAAGGATTAATAGAAGACGGAAAGATAGAAGTTGCCGATTTGAAGGAACTCCAACCTTGGCCGACTAAATAA
- a CDS encoding phytoene desaturase family protein, with protein MDFSSEEYDICIIGSGPNGLAAASVLAGSGLSVLILEASDTIGGGLRTKELTLPGFHHDVCSAAHPMGILSPYLKTLPLGKHGLKWIEPEASVAHPLDGESAVLLKLSLEETAENLGVDKKSYIKLISPFLKNPEGLLSDALAPLGIPKHPFLLARFGLLGLQPAKSLANFWFKEERAKALFAGCAGHAIFPLEKFLSGALGLLFSLTGHVRSWPVVEGGSAMIAKSLESYLKGLGVKIQTNYKVSSLTQLPKTKAILFDTSPDQLGSVAGNTLSSSYISRISSYKYGPGVFKMDWALDGPIPWKDPNCLKASTVHVGGKLSEIAKAESEVWSGKHPDRPYMLVVQQSQFDPTRAPKGKHTGYAYCHVPSGSTKDMTEILENQIERFAPGFKDRILARHSMNTKDFYSYNLNYVGGAITGGAADLPQAFFRPIARMNPYTTPNPHIYICSASTPPGGGVHGMCGYYAAKTVLKKIHKLKSIRY; from the coding sequence ATGGATTTCAGCTCCGAAGAATATGATATTTGTATCATAGGATCCGGCCCGAACGGATTGGCAGCCGCCTCCGTTCTGGCAGGTTCCGGACTTTCAGTTTTAATACTGGAAGCTTCGGATACGATAGGCGGCGGTTTACGAACAAAGGAGTTAACCTTACCAGGTTTTCATCATGATGTTTGTTCCGCCGCACATCCTATGGGAATTTTATCTCCCTATTTAAAAACACTTCCATTGGGAAAACATGGGCTGAAATGGATAGAACCGGAAGCTTCCGTAGCCCACCCTTTGGATGGAGAATCTGCAGTATTACTCAAACTTTCCTTGGAAGAAACCGCAGAAAATTTAGGTGTAGATAAGAAGTCCTATATAAAACTGATCTCTCCATTTTTAAAAAATCCTGAAGGGTTATTGTCTGATGCATTAGCTCCTCTTGGAATTCCTAAACATCCATTTTTATTAGCAAGGTTCGGATTATTAGGATTACAACCCGCAAAATCACTCGCAAACTTTTGGTTTAAAGAAGAAAGAGCAAAGGCATTATTCGCCGGCTGTGCAGGACATGCGATCTTTCCATTAGAGAAATTTTTAAGCGGAGCTCTTGGACTTTTGTTCTCTTTAACTGGACATGTTCGTTCTTGGCCGGTAGTAGAAGGCGGATCTGCAATGATCGCAAAATCTCTTGAGTCTTATTTAAAAGGACTCGGAGTAAAAATCCAAACGAACTATAAAGTTTCGAGCCTAACACAACTTCCCAAAACAAAAGCAATCCTATTTGATACGAGTCCGGACCAATTAGGATCAGTTGCAGGAAATACATTATCTTCTTCTTATATTAGCAGGATCTCATCTTATAAGTATGGGCCGGGAGTATTCAAGATGGACTGGGCATTAGATGGACCCATCCCATGGAAAGATCCGAATTGTTTAAAAGCGTCCACAGTCCACGTAGGCGGAAAACTTTCCGAAATTGCGAAAGCAGAATCGGAAGTCTGGTCCGGAAAACATCCGGATCGTCCTTATATGTTGGTAGTCCAACAAAGCCAATTCGATCCGACCAGGGCTCCTAAAGGAAAACATACAGGATATGCGTATTGTCATGTTCCTTCAGGTTCCACAAAGGACATGACTGAAATTTTAGAAAATCAGATCGAAAGATTCGCACCAGGCTTCAAGGACAGAATATTGGCCAGACATTCCATGAACACGAAGGACTTTTATTCTTATAATTTAAATTATGTAGGTGGAGCGATCACGGGTGGAGCGGCAGACCTTCCTCAGGCATTCTTTAGGCCGATTGCAAGAATGAATCCATATACCACTCCAAATCCTCATATTTATATTTGTTCCGCATCCACACCTCCCGGAGGAGGAGTGCACGGAATGTGTGGATACTACGCAGCCAAAACAGTATTAAAAAAAATTCATAAACTAAAATCGATTCGTTATTAA